From Herbaspirillum sp. WKF16:
CTGGCGCAGCAAGGATTCGCTGCATGAAACCTACAGTGAGGAAGGCTGCGTGATCCTGGCGATCTATCGCAAGCCGAACATCTTCAAGAACAGCGCCGGCTTTGACGCCGCCGGCGGCAAGCGCATCGCCACCCGGCGCAAGCCGGCGTGAGGCGCCGTGCCTAGTCGCGGGCGTCCGACCGCGCCAGGCTGTCGCGGGCCAGCCAGTCGCGCGGCGACAGGCCGGTCCTGGCGGCAAAGGCGCGCGACAGCGCCGAAGGGTTGGCATAGCCCAGCTCCTGCGCCAGCTGCTTGACCGGCCGTCCTTCGCGCAGCCGGCTTTGCGCCAGCGCGATGCGCCAGTTGGCCAGATAGTCGGCCGGCGTCTGCCCCACCGTTTCGCGGAAGGCGTTGGCGAAGGCGGTGCGCGACATGCCCGCGCAGCCGGCCATGCGGTCCAGCGTCCAGGCCTGGCCCGGATCGTCATGCATGGCCACCAGCGCGCGCGCCAGGCGCGGGTCCGCCAGGCCGCTCACCAATCCCGGCTGTATGCCCGCCTCTTGCGGGTGATCCAGCAGCCAGCGCAAGAGCTTCAACACCACAACCTCGAACAGGCGGTCGGCCAGCAGCCGCTGGCCGCAGCGCACCCGGTCGGTTTCGGCGAACAGCAGTTCCAGCGCCGCGTCCAGCCCCGGCACGGTCGCCAGCGGCAAGGCGATCAGCGCCGGCAAGGCCCGCGCCAGCGGGTTCTGCGGGCCGCCGTCGAAGATCAGGCGCGCGCAGGTGAAGTCCGAGCCTTCCCTGGGCGGATTGTGGAAGTGATGCGTGAAGGGACGCGGGTAGAACAGCAAGGTAGGTTCATCGAAATGCATGGCCCTGGGCACCTCGCGCGCGCCCGGGTGGGACACCTTCAGCTCGCCCCGCCTCAGCACGTGCAGGTAGCCGAAGCCGGCGCCGGCATCGAAGTGGGTGTGGCCGCACAGCACGCCGCTGTGGTGCAGCTGCGCCTGCACGCGGAAGCGTTCGAGGATGCCGGAGAGGCGATCGATGGGAGGCAAGGGCTGCATTGAACTAAATGGTACGTTTAATTTACAAAATGAACCTTATTGTACATGCGTTTTCTCCATACTGGCCTCTCCTTCCACACACCAAGGGCAAGCATGTACTCACTGAAAACCTCCCTCCTCGCCGCCGCCATCCTGGCCGGATTGGCTGGATTGGCCGGGACTGCTGCGGCGCACGACAAGCCGCACCAAGGCGGCATCGCCGGCAAGCCCGACCAGGCGGTGAACGCGCCGTTCGACATCGTGCATACCCGCATCACCACCGAGGGCAAGGTCGCGATCTTCCACATGGCGGTATCCGGCAAGGCCGGCGCGATCCATCCGGCCAAATCCGGCAAGCTGGCCGGCAGCGAAGTGTTCTCCTACGTCTGGCCCACCAGCCTGGATCCCTCGGTGGTCGGCTTCGAGCCCAAGTCGGGCATCCTGGCCTTCGCCGTGACCTCGCATCCCGACTTCGACGACACGCCGCTGTTCGACGAGAACGGCGACGGCGATCCCAACAACGATGGCGACGTCTGGCATTCGCACTGGGTCGTGCTGCAACCGGACGCCGCCTGCGGCAAGGACGCGCTCAAGGTGGTCGACATCCCGGCCGGCGCCAAACCCAGGCTGCCCAAGACCTGGCCGGGCTTGCCCATCCTCATCGACAGTCCCGGCTGGTCGCCCAGCTTCAAGGGCGGCGTGGTCGAAGTGCGGGTGCCCTTCGACGATATCGGCGCGGTCGAGGCCGGCGCCTTCGACGGCGTG
This genomic window contains:
- a CDS encoding AraC family transcriptional regulator; this translates as MQPLPPIDRLSGILERFRVQAQLHHSGVLCGHTHFDAGAGFGYLHVLRRGELKVSHPGAREVPRAMHFDEPTLLFYPRPFTHHFHNPPREGSDFTCARLIFDGGPQNPLARALPALIALPLATVPGLDAALELLFAETDRVRCGQRLLADRLFEVVVLKLLRWLLDHPQEAGIQPGLVSGLADPRLARALVAMHDDPGQAWTLDRMAGCAGMSRTAFANAFRETVGQTPADYLANWRIALAQSRLREGRPVKQLAQELGYANPSALSRAFAARTGLSPRDWLARDSLARSDARD